In Bacillota bacterium, a single window of DNA contains:
- the sdhC gene encoding succinate dehydrogenase, cytochrome b556 subunit: protein MYRGREGMLAWALHRISGLGVLFFLLLHIADTALILAGPAWYNRFVAFYRAPVIRVMEVLLAAGVLYHALNGIRIVILDFWPQTTLIHKRLFWAAGVIFAVLFVPAAYFMLRPLLL from the coding sequence GTGTATCGGGGACGCGAGGGCATGCTGGCCTGGGCGCTCCACCGGATTTCAGGCCTGGGCGTGCTGTTCTTCCTTCTGCTGCACATTGCCGATACCGCTTTAATCCTGGCCGGCCCCGCGTGGTACAACCGGTTCGTGGCCTTTTACCGGGCTCCGGTGATCCGGGTGATGGAGGTGCTGCTGGCGGCAGGTGTGCTGTACCACGCGCTCAACGGGATCCGGATCGTCATCCTGGACTTCTGGCCTCAGACCACGCTCATCCACAAACGCCTCTTCTGGGCCGCCGGCGTCATCTTCGCCGTCCTCTTCGTGCCGGCGGCTTACTTCATGCTGCGTCCGCTCTTGTTGTAG
- a CDS encoding succinate dehydrogenase — translation MATYSSSDGRSGPATRGFELYSWLFMRLSGVLLVFLALGHLVIMHVLNNVEAIDYNFVASRLAGPLGAVWRSYDLLLLALALLHGMNGLRGILHDAVRSPRWRAISISTVYALTGIFLALGALVLLSFQPQGVP, via the coding sequence ATGGCCACCTACTCCAGCAGCGACGGGCGGTCAGGGCCGGCCACCAGAGGCTTCGAACTCTACTCGTGGCTCTTCATGCGCCTGTCCGGGGTGCTGCTCGTCTTCCTGGCCCTGGGGCATCTCGTTATCATGCACGTTCTCAACAACGTGGAGGCGATCGATTACAACTTCGTGGCCTCCCGCCTGGCCGGCCCGCTGGGCGCGGTCTGGCGCAGCTATGACCTCTTGTTGCTTGCGCTGGCCCTGCTTCACGGCATGAACGGGCTGCGGGGAATCCTGCACGACGCCGTGCGTTCACCGCGATGGCGCGCCATCAGCATCTCGACGGTCTACGCACTGACGGGGATCTTCCTGGCCCTTGGGGCGCTGGTGCTCCTCTCGTTCCAGCCGCAGGGCGTGCCGTGA